gccccaTCCCGGTGCCGGGcagcctccctcctcccccccgGGACCGGCTGCCCCTCTCATGCCCTCCCCGGGGTGCTGGGGCTCGTTTCCCGGCCCGGCGCGGTggaaggggatggagggggcGGGAGCAGCCCTCGAGGGTGCCCCCCACCCTCCGGGGGGTTTGTGATGGGCACCCGGGGGGGCTTCCTGGGCGGGGGGTGCCCCCCAAGCCAAGGCGGGCGGGACAATGGGGGAAGGTTTGTTCTGCCCCTGGAGCACAGAGCCCACGGCGTGGCCATGAGGTGCCCCAGCCGTGGCCAGGAGGGCTCATCCGGAGCCAAGGGTGGGCTTCAAACCTCTGGAAAATTGGTGGATCGCTAGTGCTGAGGCCCAGCGTGCGCCCCGCGGATGGCATCCTCCCACCTCTCCTGCCTTTGAGTTGCGTTCCCTATTTAAAAGGggctttttctctccctcttttggCCTGGAAGCCAGCCCAGCACGGCTGGGAGCCCAGCACGGCTGTCGGCCGGTGCCGGCTGTGCCTGCCGCCGCTCCAGAGCGAGTTTTGGGATTTGCATCTCTTGGCTGTGCCTCATTTGCACTCCCCAAAACCGCCCGGGGAGCGGGCTCTGGGAGCGGGGAGGTGCAGGATGAagatggaggaggaagaggagcagatgTGGCTGAGGGTTTGGCCGGGGGCAGCCTCCCGTTTGGGGAACGggaaggctgggatgggatgggatgggcttcCTTCCCGCTGGCACGTGGGGGATGGATGGCGCCGAGCCCGGTGGGCTCCCGGCCCCTGCGGCACCGAGTCACCGGAGGGAATGTCCCGGGAGCAAGGCTGCCCACACCCgctgagctcctgcccagctcctcggGGCTGAAAACTTCCAGAAAGCCCATCCAGGCTGCGTTTCCGATGGCTGCCGGACTTTTCCGGACCTGCTTCCCTGCCCTTTGCCCGGTGCATCCtctcagtgctgggggagccAGCACCCCCTCGTCTTCCCgcagccctggcacccctcACACCCCGAGCTTGTTTTTCTGCCCTGGATGGGAGAAAACAGCGGGTTCTggggtggctgggctgggagcaggcaggcacTGCCTGAGGAGGAGGCAGCCAGGCAGCGGTGGTGGGACATTTCCTTCCTGGAAGGCAGGAAGTGATTATGTCTTTGCACGGAGCCTAAAAATAACGGGCAGGTCTCTGCTGTGAGCAAAACACCCCTGGGATTTGcttgatttttgctttatttattaagAGAGCGGGGCGAGGGAGAGGAGATCTGCGAGCTCCGagtcctgctgcatcccaaacccaaacccaaaccacgCTGCTGGCACGCATAAGGTGCTGCTTGTCCTGGCAAAGGTGTGGTCGGCGTGGAAAAGCAGCCCCGTGTAAAAGGAGCCGTCCCTTTGCTCCGGCTGCCTTCCCCCCGTTGGGAGGGGAGCCGTGGTTAGCTATGAATAGCACAAAATCACAGCCCTGGCCTTCCCAAAGGCCGGCTCCGCCTGGCTCTGGCCATCCCAGGGTTGTGCTGggggggacaggctgggctccCCACCCTCGGGGACACCCTGCTCCCCCCTGGCAGCCAGAGCGGGGTCACACCACAGAACCTCCGGCGGGGAAGAGCTTGGCAGGTCTGGTTTGGGTGTGGGGCTGTGGAGCTTCCTGGCAGGCTGGGGAATGTTTGGCGCTGGACAAAAGCTTTGCCCACAGGTTGCTGGTCTCTTTGGAGATGCCCCCCAGCCTTTATCTTCATGTTTTACggctttttgttgtgtttttgcTTTGTGCTACTGAAAGGAAACCCTTCAGGCAGACCTTGAAACCACTGGCAGTGAGCTGACGGTGCAAGTGGCAGCGCTGGTGCTTCCGAGTCAGGGCTTTGTTCCTCTTTCCATTGCTGCTCCTTGATGAAACCCCTCACCTCACcagcaggcagccccagcatctcctgcctgcccaAAAAGGAGCACTCTAGGGACAGATGGAGCCTGCCAGCGGGCCTTAACACTTGTGGGGTGTGAGGCAGCAGTTACAGGTGGGCTCTCTGCAAAACCCTGGAGCCACTGagtggtttggaagggaccttaaagggcatcccatcccaccccctgccatgggcagggacaccttccaccagaccaggctcctccaagccctgtccaacacttccaggaatgtaattcctcccaggctgtgcttAGCGAGGCAGGTTAATTATGCTGATTAATAATGCAAATCAGGTTTGTGAAGAAGGGCTGCAGCCTGGATACCATTCCCAATGGACACTAGCATCCTCCTCATGGTGGGGAGCACATTGGCATCCCCATTTTTAGGgagactttttttctcctccattccctgtgtccaACAACTTTCCCTGGCTTCAGGGCGGGGGGTTTAGAGTGAAGTGACTAAAGGCAAGTTGGTCACATGGAggatggggatgtggcactcggTTTTCTGCCAAAAGCCAGGAGCACGTTGGGGAGGGGCTGTGAAATGCCTGATCCTCGTTATTCTGGATGCTCCTGCTTGGATTTGGGGACAGGCATCCCACTGATGCTTTCCTGTGGTGCTCAGCAGATGCTGGTGGGGGGATTGGCTGCCCCAATCCCAGCCTGACTGGGAAATACCTCTGGACTTTCTAGGAAATGCTGCTTATTTCGTTATATTTTTGGCCATCGCCACCGGCTCTCCAAGGAGCTCGTGAGGATGGAGGGCAGTCGCTTTTGCTCCTTTAAAGATGTTAAGAAATCAGTCAAGGCTtgtaaaagcagagctctctgctgcaaAGTTGCCCTTCCAGGGCCttttcctgcccatggcaaagcACTTTTAGGTTGATTTGAGGCATTTTGGTTCTTTGCCTTATTTTACCCTCACAGGACAACACATTCCAAATCATCTGCAGCTTAATGTGTTATTTCtcacctttattttttgttttattatgtGCTTTTAAGAAGCCAAGCCGCTTCCTTCCGGCATCACCTGGAACAACAGGAGCCTGGTTCCCATGCAGCCTTGGCTCTGGGATATCTCCAGGCTGTCCCACAGAAGCTGTTTGTGTGGGATTtcatttttgctggttttttttgaagaagGGGGTTAAAGAGCACGCCGGGGCGgggggctcagctccagctctgcttcctccagGCTCCAGTGATGCCCCTCTGGCTGGACCAGAGCTTCCTGCTGGCCTGAGGTGtttcctgcctccctgcttGGCTCAGCAGTGCTCCAGGGGTGCCCCTGGGTCCCTCGAGGATGCATCCATGCCGACTCCAAGCTGAAAAGCCACAGGGGCTGCCCCACGCCGAGGAAGGATGGATTCATTAGGAGGATGCTGCTTCTTCCCAAAGggctttgcttttcatttagAGGAGCTTTAAAAGCTATAAAATATCCCGAGGATGCACGGGAGGagatttatttgatttatttcctgctgACAATGAGGCGGCCAGGCAAGTGCACGCTTCCTCCTCGGCGCGGTGGCCGGGGCAGATgcatcctgcagctgcagcctgaccaCCTCCCACTATATTTAGTCCATTGTTTGCTCCAGCTTTGAGTCCTCTCCAGGTCCCCGGGTGTGGGAATAACCCCTGGGGTGCGTGGAGGATGGGAGAGGTGGGAAGATGGAGGGCAGGGCGCTGTTACAGCGTCGTGGCCTCTGTGGGAGAGGCTGCGGCACTGCACGCACAGGATGCCTTGGCATGCTCGAGTGGAATTCTTGGGAtgctcctggtgcctcctctggtATTCCCTGTCCAggcttggcagagctgggtgtttTGAAAcagggtctggaggggaagggaagcactTCTGCCCTGCCCACCCGGAGGCTCCGCTTTCTCGTTAGGCAGCAAGAATAATTAATCGGCAGTGCTTTGAATTTAGGGAAAACACCTGGAGAGGAACACTGCTGGTTTGTTTGGTGGGATGCCCTCGTGCAGGGTGTTGGCTCTTTTGGCACCTGGGGAGAAAATGGGCTCTTTGTTCAGGAGCCTTGGCCATGACTGATCTTAGGCTTGGCTTTGGGGTCTGTGAAGGGatgagctgctggctgagggaatatttctgggatttgTCCCCAGAAGAGAAGGGCAAGGTGCAGGCAGGAGGCCAGGATGCTGTGCAGGGGGATGTTGTCTCTGTGTCCTCGCTCTCCTAGGAAGGAAACCCCCAAATACAATGTGGTGAAAGGGAAGGGATACTCAAAACCAGCCCATGCCACCTGATGGCTGATGACATTGTAAAATCCACGTGGCTTGCTTCCTAGCCTCCTAacctggaatcacagaatcccacaatggtttggggtgggaaggaTCTTAGAGATCATCtcgttccaccccctgccatgagcagagacaccttccactagaccaggttgctccaagctccatccagccttgAGCACTTTGAGAGGCATTAACATcttctctgggcatcctgttcCAGTGCAGGAACATCTCATGGTGTTTGCCAGCTGTGGCCAGTGATGGGGAAAACAGTGATATTGAAAACAATGATATTTGGGCTAATCCAGAGCCCTTTGGTGGGCTGGTCCCAGCCAGGCTtggccctgggctcctgcttcCCTTGGCTGGCCTGTGATGGTAGCTTCATTGCATCTCTTCCCATTGCAGCCACCGGCAATATTTGGTAAAGTTTCATCCAAGATCATTTTATCTGTTTTCCTGGGGTAGGGTTTTGCTTCCCTACCCATCCCAGTTTGTGTCTCAGCTTGCAGAGTGGGCACTGGGGGGGTGTAAatcctcctgctcccatcagATGCAGCAATACCAGTAAATAGCTGCTCCCATTTGGATAACACCACAGAACTTCCCTCTTCTCCTGGCTTTTTAGAGCAGTTCCCTTGGCTTCCCTCAGCACCCATTTTGGGTAATTTTGGTACTTTTCTTCCTTGGTTTTGCCTGCCCAGCCTAAGCAGGGAGTAAGGGAAGAAGCTGAGATGTGATTTCCTCTCTCTGTTCATTTTGTGGTTTGAAGGGCAATTTCCAGATCTGCCCGGCGTCTTTTATGCCTGTTATTTCTTGGTGTGATTtgttgggaaaagaaaatatcccTGGGGGTTTTAGGGTGAAAGTGGGTGTctgtggggaggggagaaaGACAAAAGACATACAGGAGCTGCCTGCTTTGGAACTGGGGGGTGGAATCTCCATCCTGCAGCATGGGGATGGTTGGAGCAAACCCAGAGGGATCGATCCACCCCACTGTTGAAAAGATGAACCCATTCTGAGCAagattaggggaaaaaaaagcatcctGGCTGGGTGCCCCATTCCTGCTTGCTGCCTGAGCTCTCCAAAGCCTCAAGCACTTGCTCTGAAACACTCAAAAcctccctgttttttttttttccttatttttgccCTCACAGTGTTGCCATGAAAGAAACACTCAAGACGACTTTGGAGAAACAGCACTGGCCTGAAACagctgtttttgttttcccccccCTCTGCTCTTGTGTGTAAAAGAAACCAGGCTGCCTAATGGTGCAGAAAATTCACAGTAGAGCAACAAGTTTTCcgtggagcagggaaggaagatggggaggaggggaaaatgtgtgcctgggcacagcagtcTAGAAATAGCACATTTTCCGCAGGCTTTTCCCCCCACTTGAAGCatttgcagctgctgggggcaTCACATTCGCAGGGATTGCAGTAAGGGGTTGATCCTGGGCTGCCTgtgaggcaggaggagcagctgcagaggggtttgcagggctgggttaaagccattccctgtgttccCAGCGCTGAGCATCGCCTCGGAGCAGGTACCGTCCCCTCTCGGGTGCTGCCAGGGTTATTCCCACGCACACAAAGGAGGTTTCACTGGGGACTGTCTCGTTAGGAGTGGGCAGAGTCCTTGTCTTTTCCAGGCTAGCCCTTTGCCATCCCTGGCTTTGTTGGGAAGCCGGGATCCGGCCCTGGCTGGCGCAGACAGTCGGCTCATTGTCCCAGCCCGCTGGAGTGTGGCGGGATGCTCCTGGCCGCCGCCAGGCCTGGCCCTTTCCATTCCATCCTTGTGCAGGGATGAgctccctggggatggagctgggggctgtttttggggtccctgcctgccctgggtgcTCCCCTGGCGTGGGGATAActgggtgctgctgcacaggcagcttCCAGGCTGGCACACACCAAACACCCAGTAACATGTGCTCTCTGTTCCAGAGTTTTCCATGTGGGGAGTGGTTTGTGGGTGCTGGGAAAGCAGGGGACGAGGCTCTGTGCAGTGCCATGTGCTGACTCGGCAGATTTCAGGGACCGGATCCAGCATTTCGCCCTTTattccccccctccctcctcagccCTACTTTCACCTCCCCGATGGAGCAAGCTGCATGGCAGGCAGGAAGAAAGCCTTttgtgggagcaggagggaaagggCTGGCTTAGCTTCCCTCCCTGGCCGGCTGTCAGCAGGGGGttgccctgtgcctgcctgggaTTTTCCCATCCTGAATCAGGAGcggctgaaaaataaattcctcctcccttttctttcttcccctaCCTCCTTGTTTGTTGTTTTGCCTCTCTCCCTTCCGTCCCCATCCTGGCAGATCTGCCCACGGATGATGGGTACGACGGCCAGCGCGGCACAGCAGGCGGTGTCGGCATCCCCCCTGGAGAGCCGGGCGCCGGGAGACAGCAGCATGGAGGACCAGCACTCCCTCAGCATCCACTCCTTCCAGACCCTGGGGCTCCATAACAGCAAGGCCAAGTCCATCATCACCAACAAAGTGGCGCCTGTGGTCATCACGTAAGTCCTCGGCAGCCTCCAGAATTCTGGGTTTCTCCACCCTCTTCTCTAAATATTGGGGTTTGTTTCGATCTTGACCTATGccattgttttttttcctttacccacctgtgtgtgtgtggctctCGAAGGTACAACTGCAGGGAGGAGTTCCAGATCCACGATGACTTGCTGAAGGCCAACTACACGGTGGGACGCATTTCTGAGGCCACGCTGGAGCACTACCTGGTGCAGGTGAGCATCTCTGCCACCGATTTCATCACCCAGCAAATTTCAGCCTGGCCTTTGGGAACCTCAGGAGTTTTTTAGGGGGGCTCATTTTGAAGGTCACGTAGAAAAAGCCGCTTTTACGCTCAGCTGTGTTGAAGTCCAAATTCGCTGATGTCCCACCTTCTCTCTTCTGGTGTTTTGCAGGGGAAATACTTCATGGTCAGGGATGTGTATGGAAAATTAGATGTTTTGAACACTACTGGCAGCTGCGGCGCTCCCAACTTCCGGCAGGCCAAGGGAGGTTACGCCGTGTTCGGGATGGGGCAGCCCAGCCTCAATGGCTTCAAGCTCGTGCTGCAGAAGTTGCAGAGAGAAGGCCACAAGGTTGGTGGGGGTGGGAACTTGGGGTGGGAAAAAAGCCAGCAGGGCTTTTAGACAGCCTCTCCCCTGCTATTTGCAGGAATGTGTCTTCTTCTGTGTCCGTGAGGAGCCCGTGGTGTTCCTGCGGCTGGAGGGGGACTTTGTGTCCTACACGCCCCGGGGCAAGGAGAACCTCCACGAGAACCTGCAGCGCCTGCAGCGCGGCGCGCGGGCCGAGAGCCTGGAGCTGGCCATCCGCAAGGAGGTGAGCTGGGGCGGGAATGGGTGCACATCCCAGGGGTTCAGAGGCCAGAGGAGGGATTGTGACGGGGCTTTTCCTGTCCCCTGTAGATCCGTGACTTCGCGCAGCTGAGCGAGAGCGTGTACTACGTGTACAACGACATCGAGCGGCTGCGCGACGAGCCCCACGCCGTGCGCGTGCACTGCGACGAGGACATCCAGGTCACCGACGAGGTCTATCGCAGGCCTGTCTTCCTCCAGCCCTCCTACAggtccttttccctcctcctcctcctcctcctggcacccctcAAGCCGCAAATCCCCCGTGGTGGTGGGGATGGAGCCCCTCCGTGGTGCCATCCTCACGagggctgtccccatcccggCAGGTACCACCGGCTGCCCCTGCCCGCCGAGGGAGCCCCTCTGGAGGAGCAGTTTGATGCTTTCATCCGCTGCCTcagggtgagcagagggaaagcaCCTGGCCCGTGGAGCCTCCTTGGGGTGGGGTttgctcctgtgctgtgtggaGACCGCGACTGCCTGAGAGCATCTTCTGGTTTTCCTTAACTTTGCCTGTTAGAGGatgcctgtgcctgcaggtcCCACTCCCCTTGCTGTAGGATCCTGCTGGAGAAGTCCATGTTGTCCAGCAGTTCATCCCTACCCCTGGCTAGAAATTACCATCCCTGGCctcctccaggcagctcttcccTAAGTGGCTTTGGCTGGAATGATCTGCCTTTGGTGCAAAGGTTTTCCATGtcagagctgcctttttttttcctttaacattCTGGAAGATGAAATCTCAGTGGGCTGGGGATGAGTGGTGGGAGCATCTCCAGTGGGGTGGATGGAGAGGGCACTGGGCAGGGGAATGCAGTGGGTGAGCCACCCATTGTCCTGTTCTCCTTCCACCCCATCCCCTGAGCAAAAGGGAGATGCTGCCCACCCCTCCATGCCTGGGCATGGCCTTCATCCCAGCCCCTGATGGGGCAGACCTGGCtctcctggaggctgctggggtctccatccatccctccatccctgtgtccctccctcctaggagagccccagcctgctgctgtgggacccCGGCCGGCCCCCGCCCGCGCTGCTCTTCGGCTGCCAGACCGGCGTGGGCAGGACCAACCTGGCCATGGCCATGGGCACCCTGGTCCTCCACCACCACCGAGGAGCTGCCCAGAAGCCTGAGTaagcagagcagcccccagggtgGGACTGGGGCCATGCCCATTCCCCCTGGGGCTGGTTCgatttcctccttctcccaccGCAGCTTCCCCCCCTTGCCCAAGACATCTCCTAGGGACAGGCTCCGGGTCATCCAGACCTTCATGGAGATGGTCCCCAAAGGCCAGCAGATAGTGGAGGAGGTAAGGGGGTGCTGGTGAACCCTccagcaggctgtggctgggagggagggatggagttTCCCCCCAGATCCGAGGCTTATGGAGCAATTTCCCTCTTGCTCCTCCCGAGGTGGACGGTGCCATCGCCTCCTGCTCGGAGATGCACGACATGAAGGAAGCCATCTACGAGAACAAGAAGAAGCTGGAAGGGATTGGGGAGGACTACCAGATCCAGGTAATCAGAGGAGTGCTCGGATGGGAGCCATCGGCACTGGGAAATTTTTTGAGCTGTTTTTGCGCTGGGATGAGAAGAATGTAAATTCTGGAAACCCAAAGCTTCCTGTGAGCTGGAGATTTCCCAGAGATAGGAAACCTGGAAGGTTGTGGAgtgtctctttctctttttttcccccacccaGTTGTTTTAAAAGCCATAAAATGGAGCAGGCTGGGACTGGGGGAAAACAGTCTGGTTTGGGCTTTGCTAGTGCTTCTGGTAGATGACCTTGGGGGCAAATAATATCCTGTGCCCTGATTTCATCAGCTCTAAAATTGGAAAATCGATATCAGCCTGGATGGTAAAAGTCcttgggagctgggagggatcATTGCAAATGTAGTCACCCAAGGTCAGGCTTTTCTAGTTGTGgatttatgttttttcctgctgttttgaAGAGCGATCAGGCTGGCTTTCCATGCTGGAAAGGTGGGGTCTTCCCTGCCCAACCAGGGGGCTCCTCACCAGGTGATGGAAGGAGATTAAATGCTCAGGTGGAGGTGCTGCCCTGATCCCAGTTTCTTTGGAGATTAATTTTCCCATTTAAATGTTGAACGTGGGGTGGAAGTGCTGGAGCTGGTTGTAAAGAGCAATTTCAAACCAGGTGCCCTGTGGCAAAAAAAACTCCATGAAAATTATTAAGCAACAGGAGAAGAAGGCATTCACTGTCACTTTTTTGGTCCCTAGTGGCAAATCCCAAATTTTATACTCCCCTGTTCCCTTTCAGGGTGgattttgtgctgtttgtgtgCTGGCAGGTTCTCTTGTACAGCAGGGGAAGGTTGGGCATGGGACAGGGGATTTTCCCATTGCCTTGAAGCCTTTCCCTGGCTTTTCCCTGCTGGggaaagctgctctgtgtcATCCTGGACTCCTGGACAACAAACGGCTGGGGGACTGCCGTAAATAAGCCTCAAGGAGTGTTTATTTCAAGTCTTTGTGGAGCaagagcaggtttaaacagtgGCAAGGGGCCAGGAAAATGTGCTGGGGGCACatggagggtgaggaggggagaggggatAATGCTCAGTCCTTGGAAAACCAGCCTGGACTTCTTTGTGTTGGAGTGGTGCTGGGTGAGCTGGTtggtttggggggaaaaaggacTTTTCTGGGCACAGAGGAATGATGTCTGTGGGTTTCTGCCTGAGTTTGGGGGGCAGAAATGGAGATTTAAGCCCTCAAGTGATGGAGGTGCAGGTGAACCCTGGTGTGGGATGCTGAGCAGCCAGACTCCCACAATACCTGGCTTTCCACGGCTGAAACACGAGTGGATCATTCCCCTTTCCACCCCCAGGGTGTTCAAGGGGAATGTTAGGAGGTTTGCCTTGGGTGGGAGCActggggtggatttttttgcAGGAATCCAAGTGCtcgggaagcagcagcagcaccgcTCTGCTGTCGGTGCTGCCGGCAAACCTGGCACGGCTCCATCCCCACAGGCTTTGTTTTGAGTTTCCAGAGCAAATCCCACTGCCTTTCCTCTTGATAAATGACTGCAGGCCGGATTTCTCTTGTGGAGAACAAGTAAATATTCATGAGTCAGCCACGGAGTGTCAGGGATGAGCAAACCCCGCTCGCCGAGCTGAGCGCGGACGCAGCCCCATCTTGGAGGGTTTTCCATCCTGGCCTGGGAAGAGGGTTCCACAGGCTCTCTGGGGATGCTTGTGGATGCCATGCTGGGTGTTCCTTACCTGGTGCCAGGTTCATTTGTTGGATGGGGTGCTCAGAGGTACAAACCCCCCACCTCCCCTGCTGAGGTTTCTGAATTATGGAAAATCCCGAGGGTTTGAgtttcctccctgggaggggatAGCTGTGGTGGAGAATATGCTGACATATTCAGCATATTCTGAAGGGTTGTGGAGGTgatgatgaagaggaggaggaggagagcttGCTGGAAACATAGGTATCAGGATGCTTCTGGACATGGAAAAGGGAGACACTTGGAAATTAAGGGTATTGCAGGGTGTGTGGCTGGCTCAGGGATGCCACTGCCTGAGCATTTCATCCAAAGGTCATGGAGATGGCTGGAATGGGGGCAGGACCCTGCATTTTCCAGACCCATTCCCTTGGGTTTGAATGTCCCAGCTGGACAGTGTGTCCCTGTGACAGCATGGACTGGTTGGAACTGCTCCAGGTGTGTCCTTGTGCTAAGGGGAAGCTTTTGTTTTGAGCTGAAATGTGAATTTATGCCTTTGAGCATCATTTAATATGGGAAACTGGAAAcgttttattaaaaaagaaaaaaacaaaccaattcATCCAAAGTGTCTGTAGGGCTTTTTTCCAGCCTCCTGgtctgctgggggctgcagggctggtcAGCACTGAGCATCACAGATTCCCTGTCCTTTGCTtccaggggagcagcaccaAAGAGTATTTCCTCCAGAGGACTCTGCAGAGTCTCGAACGCTATTTCTACTTGATTGCCTTCAACTACTACCTTCACGAGCAGGTAAAaacctccagcacagcccaaaacCTTCCTTGCCCTCTGTTTTATTTGTCTCCTTTGTGCTGTGGGAGGGTGGGGGCTTCCCGCTGTggtgttacattttatttaaatggcaTGCTCTGTCTCACCcctccaaaatgaaaatgtaggTT
The nucleotide sequence above comes from Molothrus ater isolate BHLD 08-10-18 breed brown headed cowbird chromosome 8, BPBGC_Mater_1.1, whole genome shotgun sequence. Encoded proteins:
- the PALD1 gene encoding paladin — translated: MMGTTASAAQQAVSASPLESRAPGDSSMEDQHSLSIHSFQTLGLHNSKAKSIITNKVAPVVITYNCREEFQIHDDLLKANYTVGRISEATLEHYLVQGKYFMVRDVYGKLDVLNTTGSCGAPNFRQAKGGYAVFGMGQPSLNGFKLVLQKLQREGHKECVFFCVREEPVVFLRLEGDFVSYTPRGKENLHENLQRLQRGARAESLELAIRKEIRDFAQLSESVYYVYNDIERLRDEPHAVRVHCDEDIQVTDEVYRRPVFLQPSYRYHRLPLPAEGAPLEEQFDAFIRCLRESPSLLLWDPGRPPPALLFGCQTGVGRTNLAMAMGTLVLHHHRGAAQKPDFPPLPKTSPRDRLRVIQTFMEMVPKGQQIVEEVDGAIASCSEMHDMKEAIYENKKKLEGIGEDYQIQGSSTKEYFLQRTLQSLERYFYLIAFNYYLHEQYPLGFALSFSRWMCRRPELYRLQADMNRAELTVTAELLTKGARVLVADERFCPDVLSTAKEMSVANFRRVPKMPVYGTAQPSSKSLGSVLRYLTDAKRKHLRILWINLREEAVLEGNEQIYTLREPGLLEELIPVPAASPQQLEKLEAALKGDLLKCQKWLEVYLESEKQMKMFKSCLTTQEIFSQQKNSCQGLTYRRIPIPDFCAPKEQDFDRLLEAMKSALAEDSRAAFVFNCSSGRGRTTTAMVIAVLTLWHFNGIPEMSEEEIVSVPDAKYTKGEFEVVMKVVQLLPDGHRMKKEVDMALDTVSETMTPMHYHLREIIICTFRQGKSSKDEREARTLQLRSLQYLERYIFLILFNTYLHLEKKDSWQRPFSLWMREVAAVAGVYEVLNQLGFPELESLEGKALCTLRGRWQAQGATARPFRGDFV